tgttgaataaaatatttaatgaagttagaatcctatgttGTCATtcatattaattcaatcaatcttattctcgtatttataattattagtttaattcttagttaatAACAACTTCAATTTGTgattcatcttagcattgaataataaccatacattgttgcttaggtgcatgaattaattagttaaccaatacagtctctgtgggaacgaactagaaaagattctatactacttgcgaactcatatacttgtgtgtattattaacgcgtgtttagcgactaacaagtttttggcgccgctgccggggactgcagtgttaattgatagtttatgtgctttccatcagtggtcgttaaagttcattgactcgaacattgttacttatttgtttccttgttttatttcaggtgctctagcgagggtgtatgcatacgcgttcgcgtactcgtaagagaactctggataaagccgaggaagaacttgtggtggttcgaagggaagcttttgaggaagaaaagaaggtagaagaataAGAGAAAGTCGAAGAACCAGTTGTAATAgcgatgggagatcaagcagaaaatctaaaggctttgatggactattttTGTCCcaagattaatgatattcagtcgagCATCGTCAGACCaaccatcagggctaacacttttgagattaaggcaagcacgattcagatgatccAGAACTCAGTTCAATTTGGGGTTCTCCTActaaagaccccaacatgcacattagggatttcatcaagatctgcgacaccttcaagtttaatgatgtgactgaagatgctatcaagctacgactcttcccattctctcttagggacaaggctaagagctggttacattctctaccaccagggtctatcactaaATGGGAAGATCTGGcacaaaagtttctcactaaattcttccctatggcgaagactgctgcaatcgggaatgctcttacccagtttgctcagcaaataggagaatctctgtgtgaggcgtgggattgatataaggagatgctaaagaagtgcccacaccatgtcatgcctaattggatgattattaattgcttctataatggattgggtgctacttctagacccattttggatgcagcatcaggaggagccttgtgggctaaaagctacgatgaagcgtatgaacttattgaactgatggctgctaatgagtaccagaatccttcccaaaGGTTGACTCTGGGAAAAGTTGcgggaattctggagttggatgcagcaactgctatcgctgcccaacttaaggctttgacaatgaaggtggactctttggctaattatggagttaatcaaatcaccagtgtctatgagctttgtgttggtgcccacGAGACTGATCAGTGAGCAActtctagtgaatcagctcagttcgtgagcaacttccagcgatcgcagcaacctaTGCCAGCCACCTgtcatcctaacaaccgcaatcatcctaatttcagctggagtaacgctcagaatgcggttcaatagccttatcagcattatccagctaagcagtacaaccctctggttttcagcaaccacaatatgcaccaagacaacaactccagctgcaacaagccaatgaaaaatctgaactagaggagttgaagcttatgtgcaagagccaagctgtttctattaagaccttggaaaatcaaattgggcaaattgacaatgccttgctaaatcatcagcctggtacattacctagtgatactgaagtgccaggaaagagggaagctaaggagcaggtaaaggcaatcacgtTAAGGTCTGAAAAGGTTGCGAATCCcaaacaaactcaagagttgactgaagaagttgaggctgagaaagaagtagagcaacaggatgaagaagtggaaccaaggaagactactgttgagcacactccttccgagggtaatacatgggagaaacagttctatcctccaccgccttttccaGAGCGGCTGCAAAAGAAGTAgatggacaagcaatttgagaagtttctggaggtgttcaagaaacttcatatcaacatacctttcgctgaggctcttgagcagatgcctagttatgcaaagtttatgaaaggtattctctctcagaaagtgaagctagatgacttagagactgtcgctctcacggaggaatgcagtgttgcgctgcagcagaagttgcctccgaagcttaaggatcctggaagcttcactattccgtgcACTATTGGAAAAATGTcttttgatagatgcttatgtgacttggaagctaacatcaatctgatgcccttgtcaatcttcaagcaattggacttgcctgatccaaaaccaacttatatgaccttgcagttagccgaccgttctattacatatccgcgaggtattgtggaggatgtcttggtcaaggtcgataaactcatcttccctgctgattttgttattctggatttcgaggaagataagaagattcccataatcttgggaagacctttcttggcaactggacGAActttgattgatgtgcagaagggtgagcttaccatgcgagtgttggatcaggatgtgactttcaacgtgttcaatgctatgaaatttcctactgataacaaggagtgcttaaaagtagagttggtcgattcggtggtctcatcggaacttgatcaattgctaaggtcagatgccttagaaaaagccttattggggaaatcagacagtgaagatgacgaaggtgaagaacaattgcaatatttgaatgcttctccctggaaaaggaagattgatatgccttttgaatctcttggaatggaggaattgaacaaagctcctaaatgcctcaagccatctattgaggaagctcctactcttgagcttaagcctttacgtgagcatttgaggtatgcgtttttaggtgatgcatctactctgcctgttattattgcatatgacttttcaggtagtgatgaggaaaagcttttgaggattctgagagagttcaagtcggcaattggatggactatagcagatatcaaggggatcagcccttctaactgtatgcacaaaattctgctagaggatgGTAGAAAGCCTACAGTCGAGCAGCAAAtaagacttaatcctatcatgaaggaggtagtgaagaaggaaattctgaagtggctagatgcagggatcatctaccctatttccgacagttcatgggtgagcccggtacaatgtgtgccaaagaaaggtggcattactgtggtagcaaatgaggAGAATGAGCTTATCCCTACTAGAATAGTCACTGGGTGGAGAGTTTGTACGGATTAtaggaagttgaataaagccCCTAGGAAGGACCATTTTCCTTtgcctttcattgatcagatgcttgacaggttggctgggcatgagtactgctatcttctggatggctattcgggttataatcagatttgtatcgctccagaagatcaggagaagactaccttcacttatccttggtactttcgcctttagacgagtttcttttggtctgtgtggtgcaccagccacatttcagagatgcatgatggctatcttttctgacatgataGGCCAGAATGTGGAGCTGTTCATGGaagacttctcagtctttggcgattcttttgatgaatgcttgcaaaatcttggacacgttcttaAGAGGTGggttgagaccaatctggttctcaattgggagaaatgtcatcttatggtgcgtcagggcattattctcgggcacgAGGTTTCGAATAAAGGTCtagaggtggataaggccaaggtggaggtcattgagaatcttcctccacctatttatGTCAAGGggattcacagttttcttggtcatgcgggtttctacaggcgtttcatcaaggacttctcgaaaatttcGAAGCCTTTGTGtagtctgttagagaaagatgttccttttaaattcaatgatgagtgccttgcagcttttgaaacattgaagaagagtttaatcacggcacctgtcataacggcacctgattggaatgagccttttgagatgatgtgtgatgcaagtgactacgcagttggagcagttcttggacatagaaagaacaatatatttcatgtagtctactatgctagtaagactctaaatggcgctcaactgaattacactactacggagaaagaacttttggctattgtctacggttttgagaaatttcgatcttatctacttgggactaaagtgacagttttcactgatcacgaCGCCATTCGAtatcgtctcaaagaaggacttgaagcctagattgattcgatgggttcatttgctccaagaatttgaactagaaaTCAAGGACAaaaaagggactgaaaatcaagttgttgatcatctctcgcgtttagagaatcctaatgctacttctgaaaggaatatgtcctaagtccaatcatgtattaggatttaggaataacttttatgtaatctgttttgatttcattgatattaataaaagacttgttttgttattattacgggctctatctatttaagtgtttaaataagatataccatagtttagagtaaagcttttatggattatgatgagatcataatagtgagacctaaaagatgataactctaaacttaaatagttcatggtcataggattactatctggtaattaataatccgcaaagatcggtacatactatgcttgcttcattttgaaggatgtctgttctcatagatatttgtgtggtgacactataactagtatgtaggtgcttattatagaataagttcactgaacatgactcgcacagctgaacaactgatggagttcactcacgtgtcagcggttgttcacatagtgatagttgtacaagtatccttagacttgaggtcatcatagtcatcttgtgtacactgaactatgctttggtttagttcttagtctccagggacaattattagggatctactgggtataggaatttgtacacgaagatagtgtatgatcaataaaggatctaccccttccagtgaaggaagcgaatgttcaaggatgatccacttatgctagttcaggaatctctggccagagagaatgaaattagaaaggagtttctaatttgcatagaactaagcatagtaaatggtaagcaagtgattaaattagataggcaacatgttgaagactgcggaatcgaattttccccctaagaagagttctgttcttctaattggtgaaggttccaatcctaagaaaaggaagaggaacccttccaagaagaagaaagtaggtgaagaaaatccggttccaccaaaagctgaagaccccaagagcaaagttgtttgctttcactgtaacaaggtggggcactggaagaggaactgcaaggtttaccttgcagaattgaagaagaagaagggtagtaagactaccgcttctgattcaggtatgttcatgatagaagtgaatatgtcattaaatcaaatttctacttgggtattagataccgcctgtggttctcatatctgcaatttgttgcagggactaaggagaagtaggactcttgaggaagaggaggtgattctactgatgggaaatggagcaagagttattgctgaagatgtagaatcatttcatttacatatgcctacgggtaagactattgttttaaataattgttattttgttccctcgattgtgaggaatattatttatattcccatgttagacttggctggattttcatttattattgagaataatgaatgttctattcttagagataatattctttatgtacgtggtactttaaataatggtcgTATGAATgagacataatttacttcagattgaacaaactaataaaagaaaagggatgatgaaaatctcactttattgtggcactgcagtctccatttagtagacattgagagagggctgcaaatttgctaggaatggtacacacagatgtatgtggaccaatgtctacgcaagccatgggtggattttcatacttcattactttcatggataatagatctagattcagatatgtgtttgatgaaacacaagtctgaagcctttgaaaagttcaaagactataagtatgaagtggagaaacaaaccaaacatagtatataattctttgattagatcgaggtggtgattacttgaatggagagtttctggattatctcaaagtaaatggtatagtctcctagtggacgcctccagattggtatctgaaaggagaaatcgaactttgttagatatagttcggtccatgatgagctatgcaaatattccagtattcctatggggttatgcattggaaacctcagcatatttactgaataaggtgccttccaaatctgttcctcaaactccgtatgagatatggaaagaaaggaaaccgagtcttaaacacgttaagatttggggatgtccagcttatgtcaagaaagttgacccagataagctggaatatcgatccgtaaaatatagttttgtgggatatcctaaagagactttaagGTATtgcttttacaccgatcatcgggtgtttatctccagacatgctaccttcttggaaaaggagtttatccttgaaggaaacagtgggagcaaaattgaacttgatgaagttcaagaagcataaactactacggatcaagtggaaacacctgttctgactgaacaaccttctgtggaacagcccattcgtaggtcagggagagtgtctcgccaacctgagaggtaatatggccttgtcattgagaatgacaatgagttgtcgattattgatgatgacgaccctgtgacctataatgaggctatgagtagtgttgactcggagaaatggcatagtgccatgaaatccggaatggaatctatgtatacggtatacaaaagatagattatagcagatggccaggtggagacctataaggccaggcttttggcaaaaggattcaaacaaaggcaatggattgactttgatgaaaccttttacctgtagccctgttataatcagttcggattttgcttgcgaatgctgcttactacgactatgagatctggcaaatagccagatggttttctttccaagagaaatgaaaacctagtatgtaagctgctgcgaaccatatatggtttaaagcaagcttctcgtagatggaacatccgttttgatgagacaatcaaagagtttaattttaagaaaaacgtagatgaaccatgtgtctacaaaagggttagtgggagcgcgataacatttcttgtgttgtattaaaatagagttgacacacataacaacatagcagacccactcacaaagctactttatgaaagtcactttgatcgtcataaagactagatgggtattagataccagaatgattggctttagtacaagtgggagattgaaaggaatatgtcttaagtccaatcatgtattaggatttaggaataacttttatgtaatctgttttgatttcattgatattaataaaagacttgttttgtttttattacgggctctatctattaagtgtttaaataagatataccatagtttagagtaaagcttttatggattatgatgagatcataatagtgagacctaaaagatgataactctaaacttaaatagttcctggtcataggattactatctagtaattaataatccgcaaagatcggtacatactatgcttgcttcattttgaaggatgtctattctcatagatatttgtgtggtgacactatagctagtatataggtgcttattatagaataagttcactgaacatgactcgcacagctgaacaactgatggagttcactcacgtgtcagcggttgttcacatagtgatagttgtacaagtatccttagacttgaggtcatcatagtcatcttgtgtacactgaactatgctttggtttagttcttagtctccagggacaattattagggctctactgggtataggaatttgtacacgaagataatgtatgatcaataaaggatctaccccttccagtgaaggaagctaatgttcaaggctgatccacttatgctagttcaggaatctctggccagagtgaatgaaattagaaaggagtttctaatttgcatagaactaagcatagtaaatgataagcaagtgattaaattagataggcttgacacaagatccatgccttgtatttaatcaggacattgtagggtagaaggagttttttttttttgaaaagtCGTACTTGCTTATATTAAACTTCTTCCGAAATGAGGTTACAAATAAAATCTGGAGCAATGTCACACCACTCCATAAGACCTGACTCAGAATAAGCAGCCTGCGCTAACATATAAGCCACTCTATTCGCAGATCTATAATCAAACGTTACTAACACCTCCTCAAAGTGTTTAAGAATCTCAATACATTCCTCGACAATGACATGAAAATTTGAATTCCCCTGAGTACCATGAATTGCAGTCACCACGAGCTTAGCATCCATCTCAAAAATGTAGCGGCTTGTTCTCCATTCTCGAACCCAAACCAATGCTTCCTTTAAGCTCCAAGCCTCAGCCTCCCGTGCTTGCATACGACCATTTACCAGATTACTACGAGCTCGTATAAAGCGACCCTGATCATCTCGCACAACACATCCCATGCATGCACAATCTGCACCCCATTGACAAGCTGCATCAACGTTAATTTTTAGCCAACCCTGGGGAGGTTTGCACCATTTGCTCTGCATCTTACTCGCCCTGTTACTAATGTTATCAGCTTGCACCTATTTCCAGTCCTGCAATAAGTTAGATACCATAGCATTTACCCCAAAAACGGACATGCTCCTCCTGTCCCAGACCCACGAGTTTCTTCGCACCCATAACCCCCAGCAAAACAACCCAATTCGAGCACATTGTTCACTGCTAACACTGCTGAAAACATTCTGCAGAACCTGTAAAGCTGTACCAGTCTCGTCCATTGGAATTATCCCTTGTAAACCTACAGAAGTCCACACTTCCTTTGCAAAACAGCATGTAAATAGCGCATGAACTGACGTCTCAACATACTGGTGACACCACGTACATGTTTGTAACACACTGACATGTTTTAAACTCAATGCATAGGCCGTAGGTAAAACATTCTGGCATGCTCTCCAAAGAAAGTTCAATCCTTTTCCTGGGAGCTTAAGGCTCCATAATTTCTTCCAGAAAACACGATCATAACAATCACTTTCTCCTCGAATATGCCTATAGCAGCTTTTAACAGTGAATTCCCCACTACAATCAAGGCCCCAATACCATGAATCCTGTTTGCTACGATTTGGAATTTGAATACTATGTATCAATTCTTTATCCCGTTCTTTAAACAGGTCCTGTAAAATCTCATCCTCCCATTCCTTACAATTACCCTTCATCAAACCGTGCACTGTTGTATTCTCCAATCCATGATATACTTCACTTGTAAGGTATGCATTATCCCTACATGGTAACCATGGACTCCCCCAAACCCTCGTGTCTCTACCATCACCAATTCTCTTTCTACTAACTTGCTGCAACATCTCCTGGGCAGCCATTATACTACGCCACATATAACTCGGGTTTGTCCCCACTTTGGCCTCGAGAAAATCAGTTTTAGCATAGTATCTTGCCTTCATCAGAGAAGTAACCAAAGGATTAGCATTAGTCAACAATCTCCAAGCTTGTTTTGCAAGCATTGCAACATTAAAATCCCTTAGGCTTCGAAAACCTAAACCCCCCCTCCTTTACTTCACACAGCCTATCCCAAGCCATCCATCTAATGCCCTTCTGATTCTCCCCACTCCCCCACCAATACGCATTCATCTTTCTCTCAATCGTCTTACATACGTCGACTGGTAGAAGCAAAAGATTCATCCAGAAGTTTGGAATGGATTGAGCAGCAGTTTTTAACAATGTCACCTTACCGGCTTTGGAAATGTTCTGCACGTTCCAAGATTTCAGCTTCTTATCAACTTTATCAACCAAAAAACCAAACACtgatttctttttctttcctaTAGACATCGGCATACCCAAGTATTTCCCAGGCGTATTACACTCCTTCACCTCCAACTGTTCACACACCTCCAAGCGATCAGGAGGCGtagtgtttggagagaatgtaaTTGCAGACTTGTTGAAGTTAATAACTTGACCTGATATTACTGCATATCTGTTTAAAACCTACTTCATAACAGTAGCCTCCGTCTTCGTGGCCTTGAAGAAAAGGTAACAGTCATCAGCAAATAGTAAATGGGATATCACTGGCGAACCCCTTGCAATACAACATCCATGTAGTAATCCCACCTCCTCATTATGACGAATGATCGAACTCAGACCCTCAGCGCACATAATATAGATGTAAGGAGCAATTGGATCGCCTTGTCGTAGGCCACGACTAGGCACAACACAGCCAAATTCCTCACCATCATGTAAAAAACTATACGATACTGAGCATATAAACGTCATTACTCTATGCACCCAAATTTGATGGAATCCAAACTTCTCCATCATATTACGAATAAATCCCCATTCCAATCGGTCGTATGCTTTTGAAATATCGATCTTTAACCCTGCCACTCCAATCTTTCCTTGCGTGCGTCGCTTCATGTAGTGATTGATCTCAAAAGCTATTAAGGCATTGTCAGTGAGAAGCCTCCCCTCAATAAACGTACTTTGAGTATCAGAAATAATAGACCCCAAGCATCTCTTTAATCTGTTCGACATGACCTTAGACAGAATTCGAACAAGAACATTGCACAGCGAGATAGGACGAAGATCTCCCATGGTTTGTGGTACTTTAATTTTCGGAATCAAACATACCAACGCCTTATCAATTCCTTCAGGTAGCTCCCCTGTATTCATAAAATTACGACAAAATTGAACAACATCGTTACCAACCACACTCCAGAAGACCTGAAAGAATGCAGGGTTTAATCCATCGGGCCCTGGTGCTTTATCAGGGTGCATTGAAAAGGCTGCCTCCCTTACTTCTTCTTGTGTCACTTCTGCTATCAATTCTTCATTCTCCGTTTTTGAGACCTGCTTGACTACCTCTCTGTTAGACAATTTGCCACTCAACGTGGACGCTGTGAATAATTGTGAGAAGTAAACTTCTATAACCCCCTGAACCTCAGCTGGTGTCTCCCTCCACACGCCCCTATCATCTTTAATTCTATCCAGTCTGTTGTTCTTTTTTCTGCTCGATGCAAACTTGTGGAAAAACCGCGTATTCTTGTCCCCCTCTTGAAGCCAGTGCTATTTAGATCTTTGTTTCCAGTATATCTCCTGCTTCTCTAGCAAAGATAAGTACTCCCACCGTGTTTCGTTGTACCTTCGAATCCCCCCACATCACGCCGTGATCGTAACTTACGTAACAAGTTCCGACAGTTCTGGATTTTGATTTTAAATTCCTTGTTTATGCCACCTCCCCACTTTTGTAACTTTAACCCAAACAAACGAATCTTTCCTACAATATCTAGCCCTTCTGCCATCTCCCTCCCATTCTTCACAATATTTTTACAATCCCCTTCCTTAAGCCAAACGTTCTCAAAACGAAAACGCCTTTCCTTAGGCATATACGTCTGTCTCTTTAAATGCAGAAAAAGAGGCAAGTGATCCGATGTAGCCACTTCAACTATTTGAATCTCAGCTTGTGGAAATAACGCTTGCCAACCTTGATTAGCTAACCCTCTATCGAgtctttcttgaacccaattaTCTTGACCTCTCGACCTCTCCCACGTAAACTTTTCCCCCACGAAACCAAGGTCCCTTAAGCCACAATCATGCACCGTTTCTGTAAACCCTGTAAGTAAGCTAAACGGATGGTTACTTCCTCCTCGTTTCTCATCAGCATACATCAAGTCGTTGAAATCGCCTAAAATACACCACGGTAAGTCTGATTTCTCCGATAAATACTTTAACATCCCCCGTGATTCACGTCTCCTACTTCGCTCCGGACAACCATAAAAACCAGTGTAGCGCCATCTTTCCACCTGATCGTTCTCAACTTCAAAATCTATAAAATGCCTTGTAGCTTCCATTATTTTACACCCACCCTCATTCTTCCATAACAATGTCAAGCCACCACTGTGGCCTTGTGTGTCAACACTCCAGTACTCTGCATAATTTGACTGTTTACATAAATCCCTAATTTTATTCTCTTTAACTAATGTTTCTGACAAAAAAATAATGTTGGGCTTTTTTTGTTGGGTAATTTCTTTAAGAAAATGAATTGTACGTGGTCTACCCAACCCACGACAATTCCAAGCTAGGACACCCATTGATCCAGGCAGGCCTGGAGTCCAGTACCCGCCCCTAACAAGTTTTTTGGCCCATTTATATTTTCAGTAATATCAACCATATCTTCTTCCTGATTTTCTGCATCAAATCCCGTAACAACCCTCCTACGTTTCGTGTCGATCACAACAACTTCACTTTGACTATTGTTCCCGCCTATATCTTATCCATCCGAGAACACATCAATTTGTTGATTCCCCTATTTTGCGTGATCACGCTGTTGTATTCGAAGTGCAATCTCATGCCCTGGAATTTTGGTAACAACCCCATCTGTTTCCTTGAATCTTGCTGCTAACTCTCTCCCACCTTGCACGGTGGCTTCCTTGCTAGGACCACCTGAGTTCCATGCCTAACCTCCGTCTGGACCATTCCTTAACCATTTTGATCCCGTATTCTGATTTTTAGCATTCTTGTTTGGTGCCCGTAACCATACGCCGTATGCCCTATCAATTACCTTCTCAGGATTAGCATACACTATATCACAATCTCTTTCAGAATGCCCCAATAAACCACATACGAAGCAGAAGGTACTCAATCTTTCGTATTTAAAGTTAATCCAACTCCAAGTATCACCTTCTCGCTTGAGCTTCATCCTTCGTTTCAAAGGCTTACCAATGTCCATTGTTACACGAACCCTCATATACGGCTTCCATAAACCCTGCATATTTAGAGGGTCTGTTTTGACAACCACTCCAACAGAATTGCCTATACTTTGAATTATCTTCTCTGAAATCATCCCCCTTGGTAAGTCATAAATCTGGACCCAGATGTCCATCTTGTTTAACAAAACTTGACTGGGATCTTCCTGTTCTTTTAATTCATGCAACAACAGTAAACTCTGTTCAAATATCCAGGGGTCTCCCTCTATAACATTCTGCATATCAAACACATGGTAGAATACAAATGAATATCGTTGGCCTCCCAAATCATGTATCTCTACCCCTTCTTTTGGTCTCCATAATGTAGCCATTACACTTTGCATGGCCTGAAAGTTTATGTTCTTATCAGTTAGAAATCGTCCCATGAGGATGGACGTTTGCTTACTTTGTACGATCTCCTCCTCCCCAACGAACACTCACTCATCCTCCTCCTCCGCTACTGACAGGCGTGCGTACATTTCTTCCAAATTGGCTTGTGAAGATGCCATGTTTGACAGAAAAGAATCAACACAAAAAGACGATAAATAGTAATTATATATACTTGTCACATGAACAAGACATAAACTTGCAAATATGCAAGACGGTTTGATACCATTTTTAATTAACCATCTTTAATTATAGGGCAAAGAGCATTTCAGCAAAGCTAATGACttggtagaaggagtttat
The sequence above is drawn from the Apium graveolens cultivar Ventura chromosome 2, ASM990537v1, whole genome shotgun sequence genome and encodes:
- the LOC141704100 gene encoding uncharacterized protein LOC141704100 translates to MATLWRPKEGVEIHDLGGQRYSFVFYHVFDMQNVIEGDPWIFEQSLLLLHELKEQEDPSQVLLNKMDIWVQIYDLPRGMISEKIIQSIGNSVGVVVKTDPLNMQGLWKPYMRVRVTMDIGKPLKRRMKLKREGDTWSWINFKYERLSTFCFVCGLLGHSERDCDIVYANPEKVIDRAYGVWLRAPNKNAKNQNTGSKWLRNGPDGG